The following coding sequences lie in one Macrobrachium nipponense isolate FS-2020 chromosome 45, ASM1510439v2, whole genome shotgun sequence genomic window:
- the LOC135214446 gene encoding sorting nexin-33-like, whose translation MLKATLRCRVCEDEIKIRPSTNLICGHFLCIECIDQMVPATSDVRCPDCHDLFVARESSSIRLSFPSISFSYPLLSPEFQDAVQHVSSRTSKNSLENYTKINSIYIDDYGQGPFWRIFSAEYTCQITSLKSQQSSYGVRHHITYAVLPSFSTNQVLRTYGDFESLFIDFSVTYPFVVTPPLPGKQLIGSCTEEFIEKQRSLLQSWIDRICRHPVLSQSKIFQQFITASNEKPWKDSNEDRNTQKPTIECLFNGIKLQNSSEVADIPQIVREQELFISTLNKELVYFHNICRIIANGYRNAYKQEYDNLSFAFQKFSEALVTERSNLSIIMHHLSKAYLDIGNIFETVDGKDWRSLENLFLEYQSLLDGLNKSCCFASRTLSQCRPSPHDENFTLKAHTFQNNSEETNISSDSSPRAEESKVVVYALQAEISHFHQQITRDFGTAIKTFIVDQIHLYQRITERLRRGLERIISGDEENSASSFGI comes from the coding sequence ATGCTTAAAGCAACCCTCCGCTGCAGAGTTTGCGAGGACGAAATCAAAATTAGACCTTCAACGAATTTAATTTGTGGACATTTCTTATGCATAGAATGTATAGACCAGATGGTTCCAGCAACATCTGATGTAAGGTGTCCTGATTGTCACGACCTCTTTGTTGCCAGAGAATCATCAAGTATCAGACTTTCTTTCCCTTCGATTAGTTTTTCTTATCCTCTTTTATCACCTGAATTTCAAGATGCTGTGCAGCATGTCTCAAGCAGAACGAGCAAAAATAGTTTGGAAAACTATACAAAGATAAACAGTATTTATATTGATGACTATGGACAGGGACCATTTTGGAGAATTTTTTCTGCCGAATATACGTGCCAGATCACATCGTTAAAAAGTCAGCAGAGTTCATACGGGGTGAGGCATCACATTACGTATGCTGTTTTGCCCTCATTCTCAACCAACCAAGTGCTTAGAACTTATGGAGATTTTGAGAGTCTGTTCATTGACTTTTCAGTTACATATCCCTTTGTTGTAACACCTCCTCTGCCAGGAAAGCAGTTGATAGGTAGCTGCACTGAAGAATTCATTGAAAAACAAAGGTCACTGTTGCAAAGCTGGATAGACCGTATTTGTCGCCATCCTGTGCTCTCTCAGAGCAAGATATTTCAGCAGTTCATCACTGCTAGTAATGAGAAACCATGGAAAGACAGTAATGAAGACAGAAACACCCAGAAACCAACAATTGAGTGTCTCTTTAATGGCATTAAGTTACAGAATTCATCCGAAGTGGCAGATATTCCGCAAATAGTCAGAGAACAAGAACTTTTCATAAGTACATTAAACAAAGAACTTGTGtactttcacaatatttgtagAATAATTGCAAATGGTTATAGAAATGCTTACAAGCAGGAATATGATAACCTTAGttttgctttccagaagtttAGTGAAGCCTTAGTAACAGAGAGGTCTAATCTTTCAATAATCATGCACCACTTAAGCAAAGCTTATTTAGACATTGGAAACATTTTCGAGACGGTAGATGGGAAAGACTGGAGGTCCTTGGAAAACTTGTTTCTTGAGTACCAAAGTTTGCTAGATGGACTGAACAAGTCTTGCTGTTTTGCCAGTAGAACCTTGAGCCAATGCAGACCCAGTCCCCATGATGAAAATTTCACGCTCAAGGCGCATACATTTCAAAATAACAGTGAAGAAACCAATATTTCTAGTGATTCGTCGCCAAGAGCAGAGGAAAGCAAAGTTGTAGTTTATGCCTTGCAAGCAGAAATTTCGCATTTTCACCAACAAATCACCAGGGATTTTGGAACTGCCATAAAAACTTTCATTGTGGACCAGATTCACTTGTATCAGAGAATTACAGAGAGACTTAGAAGGGGATTGGAAAGGATAATTAGTGGCGATGAAGAGAATTCTGCATCTTCCTTTGGAATCTGA
- the LOC135214447 gene encoding uncharacterized protein LOC135214447 codes for MDNKEISEFLNISGCESSFLNTEESGINVAADAEASLQTDDEYVVNLITEMNQNSLVPGGLVELTATDMVYQDSFVLQESHESNKGLITLNPVDVAMFEVPAYETTIGSPYSPSLSEVSTTSYENVNSMLNITAQSPTASDDIINQAVSPVEVFGERKRKRGRKPKSEAGQNLPKAKRPKVYEINQPFENKEQERKRLNAVNAKRHRDMQKAAREAMEHQLQEVKTERDMLKKQVEDLQQREALIKKQMMDFKEKLRSLFSDVENGSLL; via the exons ATGGATAACAAGGAAAtcagtgaatttcttaacatcagTGGATGTGAATCGTCCTTCTTGAACACCGAAGAATCTGGTATCAATGTAGCAGCTGATGCCGAAGCCAGCCTGCAAACGGACGACGAATACGTCGTCAACCTGATCACCGAGATGAACCAGAATTCTCTTGTACCCGGAGGACTAGTCGAACTTACAGCTACAGATATGGTCTACCAAGACTCTTTTGTGTTGCAAGAAAGTCATGAGTCCAACAAAG gcTTAATCACTCTGAACCCAGTTGATGTGGCCATGTTTGAGGTACCAGCCTATGAAACAACAATAGGATCTCCATACTCCCCAAGTCTATCAGAAGTCTCAACAACCTCCTATGAAAACGTCAACAGCATGCTGAATATTACTGCCCAGTCACCCACAGCCTCCGATGATATCATCAATCAAGCAGTTTCTCCTGTCGAGGTCTTCGGTGAACGCAAGAGGAAGAGAGGCCGCAAGCCAAAGTCTGAAGCAGGACAAAACCTCCCCAAGGCCAAAAGACCAAAGGTCTATGAGATTAACCAACCCTTCGAGAATAAAGAACAGGAAAGGAAGAGGCTGAATGCTGTCAATGCCAAAAGACACAGAGACATGCAAAAGGCTGCCAGGGAGGCTATGGAGCATCAGCTTCAGGAAGTGAAAACTGAGAGGGACATGTTGAAAAAGCAAGTTGAGGACCTACAGCAACGCGAGGCTCTTATCAAAAAGCAGATGATGGATTTCAAAGAAAAGCTGCGTTCACTGTTTTCAGATGTGGAAAATGGATCCCTCCTGTGA